Proteins encoded in a region of the Podarcis muralis chromosome 2, rPodMur119.hap1.1, whole genome shotgun sequence genome:
- the RMI2 gene encoding recQ-mediated genome instability protein 2, whose product MSEDSRLAQSPPPLPPVKVLAAHLRRCRRVPGGPWLLDREEYRRPALAVSLVWLQGTVLAVEEGGSTVRLRDDSGPFVAQGVEKIPKGRPCLRAGKYVMVMGLVVSCSPEPTIRAVKMTDLSGNPLHRDMWQLEVEDLHRHVL is encoded by the coding sequence ATGTCGGAAGACTCTCGCCTCGCGcagtcgccgccgccgctgccgcctgtGAAGGTCCTGGCCGCGCACCTGAGGCGGTGCCGCCGGGTCCCTGGCGGGCCGTGGCTGCTGGACCGGGAGGAGTACCGGCGCCCCGCTCTCGCCGTGTCGCTGGTGTGGCTTCAGGGCACGGTGCTGGCCGTGGAGGAAGGTGGCTCGACGGTGCGGCTGCGGGACGACAGCGGCCCTTTCGTGGCTCAGGGCGTGGAGAAGATCCCCAAGGGGCGGCCTTGCCTCAGGGCCGGGAAGTACGTGATGGTGATGGGCCTGGTGGTGTCTTGCAGCCCAGAGCCCACCATCCGAGCTGTGAAGATGACGGACCTTTCAGGCAACCCCCTGCACAGGGACATGTGGCAGCTGGAAGTGGAGGATTTGCATAGGCACGTTTTGTGA